A genomic segment from Xiphophorus maculatus strain JP 163 A chromosome 6, X_maculatus-5.0-male, whole genome shotgun sequence encodes:
- the LOC111608991 gene encoding proteoglycan 4-like, whose amino-acid sequence MEKMMTKLKLLLLCLSATYAAAAAQGSCVGRCGEVFTRGQQCTCDFSCLQHKECCPDFLATCTSTPSCRGRCGESFSRGRMCECDPLCVQYNTCCQDFQLHCDADVNVPHQGGPQPLRTTVSRNRNPGRSRHSSNSESEEWYTGRGGRCPQYPGGQCSGRFGPINPLPTGSLGSNPAIPGESNTPVRPLPGQVSTSLGGAHQLSAVHLPRPSNGAPVLDGRVPVSSSTHGASDGKLNAQLVITPGSLNPSGPSQGGLAQPRPSTLLDVAQALGLSVGQRVPEGPGTGMMSNADLCSESPINGLTALSNGTVLIFKGELFWAVDSAGGSIGPPQNIRETLGVSSPIDTVFTRMDCNGNTYIIKGDQYWRLDENLMVEPGYPKPLTSEFPGLTGPISAALVVPATRNRLETIFFFKPGDIMQRFTVLPGSSASCRDQPRSSMLKNFAQQAAADVLLSGEINIKVSLTGFPSPVTSALSMPAPQSTNPYQHFVFSGPLYFRVQITRDLPVLVKPDPPASLTPLPNPILSPLIMATNPANPAGQNQNPHHPTNSIRFWLRCP is encoded by the exons ATGGAGAAGATGATGACCAAACTGAAGCTTCTGCTGCTTTGCCTTTCTGCGACctatgctgctgctgctgcacaag GCAGCTGCGTCGGCCGTTGTGGGGAGGTTTTCACAAGAGGTCAGCAGTGTACCTGTGACTTCAGCTGCCTGCAGCACAAAGAGTGTTGCCCTGATTTTCTGGCTACCTGCACCTCCA CTCCGTCGTGTCGGGGCCGCTGCGGTGAGTCGTTCAGCAGAGGTCGGATGTGCGAGTGCGACCCTCTGTGCGTCCAATACAACACCTGCTGCCAGGACTTCCAGCTGCACTGCG ATGCCGATGTGAACGTCCCACATCAAGGCGGCCCCCAACCTCTGAGGACCACAGTCTCCA GAAACAGGAACCCAGGCAGGAGTCGGCATAGTTCCAACAGTGAGAGTGAGGAATGGTACACAG GCAGAGGTGGGCGTTGTCCTCAGTACCCTGGAGGTCAGTGTTCAGGAAGATTCGGCCCCATAAACCCTCTGCCAACTGGCTCACTGGGCTCCAATCCTGCCATTCCAG GTGAAAGTAACACCCCGGTACGCCCGCTGCCCGGGCAAGTGTCTACCTCTCTGGGTGGGGCTCATCAGCTCTCAGCAGTTCACCTGCCCCGGCCCAGCAACGGTGCTCCGGTTCTGGATGGCAGAGTTCCTGTTAGCTCCTCCACCCATGGAGCTTCAGATGGGAAACTAAACGCCCAGCTGGTGATCACCCCAGGCAGCCTCAATCCATCTGGGCCCAGTCAAG GAGGTCTGGCTCAACCCAGACCCAGCACCCTGCTGGATGTGGCCCAGGCTTTGGGTCTCTCTGTTGGACAAAGAGTCCCTGAAGGACCTGGGACAG gAATGATGTCGAATGCCGACCTGTGCAGTGAATCCCCCATCAACGGACTGACCGCTCTCAGCAATGGCACCGTACTGATATTTAAAG gtgAGTTGTTTTGGGCTGTTGACTCCGCCGGAGGCTCCATTGGTCCGCCGCAAAACATCAGAGAGACTCTGGGGGTCTCATCGCCCATCGATACGGTCTTCACACGAATggactgcaatggaaacacctACATTATCAAG GGAGACCAGTACTGGCGTCTAGATGAGAACCTGATGGTGGAGCCTGGCTACCCgaaacctttgacctctgagtTTCCAGGTCTGACAGGACCCATCAGCGCTGCTCTGGTGGTGCCGGCCACCAGGAACAGACTGGAGACCATCTTCTTCTTCAAGCCGG GAGACATAATGCAGAGGTTCACCGTCCTCCCAGGCAGCTCTGCGTCCTGCAGGGACCAGCCAAGAAGCTCCATGCTGAAAAACTTTGCCCAACAGGCCG caGCAGACGTTCTTCTGAGCGGGGAGATCAACATCAAAGTTTCTCTGACGGGCTTCCCGTCCCCCGTCACCTCCGCTCTGTCCATGCCCGCTCCCCAGAGCACCAACCCGTACCAACACTTTGTCTTCTCTGGAC CTCTCTATTTCAGAGTTCAGATTACAAGAGACCTGCCAGTTCTGGTCAAACCCGACCCCCCGGCGTCTCTCACTCCTCTGCCCAACCCAATCCTGAGCCCTCTCATCATGGCGACCAATCCTGCCAACCCGgcaggtcagaaccagaacccccACCACCCGACTAATTCTATCAGATTCTGGTTGCGTTGTCCATAG
- the LOC102231922 gene encoding tripartite motif-containing protein 65-like, producing MAHQGNPELKEKFCCMICLDLLGDPVILPCGHNYCKNCIERWWNEKEPSDTYSCPACRRSDRSRPNLARNTLLAEAIELLGKSQAAPELCSSSDREDFCSNHKDEQMKLFCRTHQTCICGLCSVEEHKGDDIVSAESERTEKQREIHSNLQEIQEKIKDREEDIKKLQQEMGAIDASAEEAVRKSSEIFAELIDLLKERSLVVKQQIRKQQKAAESQIKQYKARLETEISELRGREEELQQLSHTDCHIHFLHSFSLLGKPDKTTDTLKFKESAPCFFRDLTAAVAEAGGKLKRFVHEETMKTSVMEMELNVVMSPAEPKSRADFLQRSHPVSLNPNTAHRKLLLSLGNKRIHGMDSGPEHRELYWLLLLGGEADWESYHCCGVQQDEQNRKAE from the exons ATGGCTCATCAGGGAAATCCTGAGCTCAAGGAGAAATTTTGCTGCATGATCTGCCTGGACCTACTGGGGGATCCGGTGATACTTCCTTGTGGGCACAACTACTGCAAGAATTGCATAGAGCGCTGGTGGAATGAAAAGGAGCCGAGTGACACGTACAGCTGTCCTGCATGCAGACGGAGCGATAGATCCAGGCCTAATCTGGCAAGGAACACTCTGCTAGCAGAAGCGATAGAACTGCTTGGAAAGAGTCAAGCTGCACCTGAGCTTTGTTCCTCTTCTGATCGTGAAGATTTCTGCTCCAATCACAAGGACGAGCAGATGAAGTTATTCTGCCGCACTCATCAGACGTGCATCTGCGGCCTCTGCTCAGTGGAGGAGCATAAAGGTGATGACATAGTGTCAGCTGAATCGGAGAGGACTGAGAAGCAGAGAGAGATTCACTCAAACCTCCAGGAGATTCAGGAGAAAATTAAAGACAGAGAAGAAGACATTAAGAAGCTTCAGCAGGAGATGGGGGCTATTGATGCCTCTGCTGAGGAGGCAGTGAGGAAGAGCAGCGAGATTTTTGCTGAGCTGATCGACCTGTTGAAGGAAAGAAGCTTGgttgtgaagcagcagatcaggaagcagcagaaagcCGCAGAGAGTCAGATCAAACAGTACAAAGCCAGACTAGAGACGGAGATCTCTGAGCTCAGAGGGAGAGAAGAGGAGCTCCAGCAGCTGTCCCACACAGACTGTCACATCCACTTCCTCCACAGCTTCTCGCTGCTGGGAAAACCCGACAAAACCACAGATACGCTCAAATTTAAAGAATCTGCTCCGTGTTTCTTTAGGGATCTGACAGCAGCGGTAGCAGAAGCTGGAGGCAAACTGAAGCGCTTTGTTCATGAGGAAACCATGAAGACGTCAGTGATGGAGATGGAGCTGAATGTGGTGATGTCACCAGCTGAGCCCAAGAGCAGAGCGGACTTCCTGCAGCGCTCCCATCCGGTCAGCCTGAACCCGAACACGGCCCACAGAAAGCTGCTTCTGTCTCTGGGAAACAAGAGA ATTCACGGAATGGACTCAGGCCCTGAGCACAGAGAGCTTTACTGGCtgctgttactgggaggtgaAGCGGACTGGGAGAGTTACCATTGCTGTGGCGTACAGCAGGATGAGCAGAACAGGAAGGCAGAGTGA
- the dusp12 gene encoding dual specificity protein phosphatase 12, whose product MLLVDAGVYIGTAGDLIDRQALDAASVTHVLSVDSVDPGPLLPAEGKLSRKWIDVLDEAASDLLSHMDACFVFIEEAVKAGGAALVHCQAGRSRSAAIVTAYLMKKHQLGFTEAYSKLKSLKQDVQVNSGFEEQLHLYEAMHCEVDPSSPSYKQYRLQKVTEKYPELQQGATELPREIFACDPAHSNSSELSYRCRKCRRTLFRGSSILSHSVGEGASAFSHKKPSNLTGEVQCTSYFIEPVQWMEPALLGVMNGQLLCPKCRSKLGSFSWCGDQCSCGRWVMPSFQLHRNRQRIHLLPWETRAHFLKTFSPNLLLWEAAEHGVFLFSSSLTRWLVKTVSRTQQQIHHKHRPKARHVKAE is encoded by the exons ATGCTGCTGGTGGACGCCGGTGTGTACATTGGCACTGCGGGCGACCTGATCGACAGGCAGGCGTTGGACGCTGCGTCTGTTACTCACGTCCTGTCTGTGGACTCTGTGGATCCCGGGCCGCTGCTCCCTGCTGAAGGGAAGCTCTCCAGGAAGTGGATCGACGTTCTAGATGAAGCCGCGTCTGACCTCCTCAGTCACATGGATGCCTGTTTTGTCTTCATTGAGGAGGCGGTTAAAGCGGGTGGGGCGGCACTCGTTCACTG CCAGGCGGGTCGGAGTCGCAGTGCCGCCATCGTAACGGCGTATCTGATGAAGAAACATCAGCTGGGCTTCACTGAGGCCTACAGCAAACTGAAAAGTCTCAAACAGGATGTCCA GGTGAACAGTGGCTTTGAGGAGCAGCTGCATCTCTATGAAGCCATGCACTGCGAAGTGGACCCATCCAGTCCTTCCTACAAACAGTACAGACTGCAGAAGGTCACAGAGAAATACCCAG AGTTACAGCAGGGCGCTACAGAGTTGCCCAGGGAGATTTTTGCATGTGACCCCGCCCACTCCAACTCCTCTGAATTGTCTTACAGATGCAGAAAATGCAG ACGGACTTTGTTTCGCGGCTCCAGTATTCTCAGTCACTCTGTAGGAGAGGGAGCATCAGCCTTCAGTCACAAGAAGCCCAGTAACCTCACAG GAGAAGTCCAGTGTACCTCATACTTCATCGAGCCGGTTCAGTGGATGGAGCCGGCGTTACTTGGAGTGATGAATGGACAG cTGCTCTGTCCAAAGTGTCGCTCCAAGCTGGGCTCGTTCAGTTGGTGCGGAGATCAGTGTTCGTGCGGCCGCTGGGTCATGCCCTCCTTTCAGCTGCATCGCAACAGG CAAAGAATCCACCTGCTCCCCTGGGAGACAAGAGCCCATTTCCTGAAAACTTTCAGCCCCAATCTTCTTCTATGGGAAGCAGCAGAGCATGgggtgtttctgttttcatccagCCTGACAAGATGGCTCGTAAAAACTGTTAGCAGAACTCAGCAGCAGATCCATCACAAACACCGACCCAAAGCCCGGCATGTAAAGGCTGAGTGA
- the LOC102232180 gene encoding olfactomedin-like protein 2B, which yields MCLLPSDRMWRILSVLVFCCTVRGLDGLAADTSLDREELNLTGPQELSKPDKGAPSTGRVEDREQRDAPAGSLQPTNAPLEDELDNQENIISQLLGDYDKVKTESSGSDCVCRCVVRPVKRSDCSRIHDSDPASLSQDFYTVETITKGTDCKKCVCMAPPSAVNPCEGEYRFKKLQEASKDDIKLATIIDLLEGSMYGMDLLKLNSVTTKLLARVDNLEKVFTRNFTERTKEKERIKEKNKDKDKKVQLKKKKTSESERPGAAAGSQKKKNLESQIKNQQQDGRVQQQLTKNETASKASVKDKNTVFIRGVTFYKADEDSYKEEKDEDQKKGRGKNVFLIPKVAEDLLKIDKLPTVTKSPEPSLPLKPNHEGLNYTSPTRQPKASSTTSKQTTRSTPATIRVTEQINPTTPQQMKPKLQTKNGDFPSTTPVTPHTTDTNIRPPGEANPTTPQPRPKSRLNWTENPADQPKATKKPGVCKDTVASISEPAQQTSYGLSDGAWMKDARGHGKVIYLTNGHYGNSLLEFRDMDTFKSGQPSNSYKLPYDFTGTGHVVFNGAFFYNRAFSRDVVRFDLRRRYVSAWTTLHDAILEEQTHRTQTEVEFAVDESGLWLLYPALDTEGFHQEVILLIQLHHRDLQPIHTFRTGLRRGRYGNTFLVCGVLYGVDSMERRYANVTYAFDTHTLTHTVPSLAFTNVYTHTSQVSYNPLDKKLYAWDDGHQMNYDVIFAY from the exons atgtgtttattgcCTTCAGACAG AATGTGGCGCATTCTCTCTGTGTTAGTTTTTTGCTGTACTGTGCGCGGACTCGACGGTCTGGCGGCGGATACAAGTCTGGACCGGGAGGAGTTGAATTTGACTGGACCCCAGGAGCTCAGTAAGCCGGACAAAGGCGCCCCGTCCACGGGGAGAGTTGAGGACAGAGAGCAGAGAGACGCTCCAGCTGGGAGTCTGCAGCCCACCAATGCACCTCTGGAGGATGAGCTGGACAACCAGGAGAATATAATAAGCCAG CTGCTTGGAGACTATGACAAAGTTAAAACAGAGTCGTCTGGGTCCGACTGTGTGTGCCGCTGTGTGGTTCGACCAGTCAAGCGCTCTGACTGCAGCCGCATTCATGACAGCGATCCAGCATCGCTCTCCCAGGACTTTTACACTGTGGAAACAATCACCAAGGGGACAGACTGCAagaagtgtgtgtgcatggctCCTCCTTCAGCCGTCAATCCCTGCGAGGGAGAGTACAGGTTCAAAAAGTTACAGGAGGCAAGCAAAGATGACATCAAG CTGGCAACCATCATTGATTTATTAGAAGGCTCTATGTATGGAATGGACTTGTTAAAGCTCAACTCTGTCACTACCAAACTGCTGGCCAGGGTGGACAACCTGGAGAAG GTTTTTACAAGGAATTTCactgaaagaacaaaagagaaagagcgcataaaggagaaaaataaggACAAAGACAAGAAGGTtcagctgaagaaaaagaaaaccagtgaATCAGAGCGACCTGGAGCAGCTGCTGGCAGCCAaaagaag AAGAATCTTGAAAGTCAAATAAAGAACCAACAGCAAGATGGCCGGGTACAACAGCAGCTAACCAAGAATGAGACAGCATCTAAAGCTTCTGTCAAAGACAAGAACACTGTGTTCATTAGAGGAGTGACCTTCTACAAGGCAGATGAAGACAGCTACAAAGAGGAGAAAGACGAGGACCAGAagaaaggaagaggaaagaacG TATTCTTAATCCCGAAGGTCGCAGAGGATTTGCTGAAAATTGACAAGCTGCCAACTGTTACCAAAAGTCCTGAACCGTCACTTCCTCTGAAGCCAAACCACGAGGGCCTGAACTACACTTCACCCACTCGTCAGCCAAAAGCTTCCTCAACAACCAGCAAGCAAACAACAAGGTCAACTCCTGCAACCATCAGAGTGACTGAGCAAATCAACCCTACAACTCCACAACAAATGAAACCCAAGCTTCAAACCAAGAACGGAGATTTTCCCTCCACCACACCTGTCACCCCACACACCACAGATACCAATATCCGTCCACCCGGTGAAGCAAACCCCACCACGCCACAACCAAGACCCAAAAGCCGCCTCAACTGGACGGAGAACCCCGCTGACCAACCAAAGGCCACAAAAAAGCCAG GTGTGTGTAAGGACACAGTAGCGAGCATCTCTGAACCGGCCCAGCAGACCTCTTATGGTCTCAGTGATGGAGCCTGGATGAAAGACGCCCGTGGCCACGGCAAGGTCATCTACCTGACTAACGGTCACTATGGCAACAGCCTGCTGGAGTTTAGAGACATGGACACTTTTAAATCAG GCCAGCCGAGTAATTCGTACAAGCTGCCCTACGATTTCACCGGAACGGGCCATGTCGTGTTTAATGGCGCTTTCTTCTACAACCGGGCGTTTAGCAGGGATGTGGTCAGATTCGACCTGAGACGCAGATACGTGTCTGCCTGGACGACGCTTCACGACGCCATCCTGGAGGAGCAAACTCACAGGACTCAGACAGAA GTGGAGTTTGCGGTGGATGAGTCCGGCCTCTGGCTGCTCTATCCCGCTCTGGACACGGAGGGTTTCCACCAGGAAGTAATTCTCCTCATCCAGCTCCATCACAGAGACCTGCAGCCCATCCACACCTTCCGCACGGGCCTCCGACGCGGCCGCTACGGCAACACCTTCCTGGTTTGTGGCGTGCTTTATGGAGTGGATTCCATGGAGCGTCGCTACGCCAATGTGACATATGCCTTCGACACGCACACGCTTACACACACCGTGCCGAGCCTGGCGTTCACAAACgtgtacacacacacttccCAGGTGTCCTACAACCCACTAGACAAAAAGCTGTACGCATGGGATGATGGACACCAGATGAATTATGATGTCATCTTCGCTTATTAG